A stretch of the Papaver somniferum cultivar HN1 chromosome 6, ASM357369v1, whole genome shotgun sequence genome encodes the following:
- the LOC113290465 gene encoding uncharacterized protein LOC113290465: MSHFSTTEEEALIYGWVIASNDPIHGKDKKGAIFWSKIIEEYNKRKGPDGNVRDKKALQTKCNTIRTDVRKYISFVRPYFRNKPTGMTEADYYHRGKQNYEASTGKLWKYDSVFQILKTYQPDYNPAVNNDDGVGTSTQPSQQTQATEENEDDNLDQDFQNMARFGGSSSNSESSDLSNIRRFFEVTDDVRSEGRDQAKKRAREAKASHKSDEKMDKLIDLLENAQAQREAKYEREEEYLRKNLESSTILAQTHQRDSEMKILRQPLDELQECERPIYKIWKNEILARYGLDPIP, from the exons ATGTCACACTTTAGTACAACTGAAGAAGAGGCACTAATTTATGGTTGGGTCATAGCAAGCAACGATCCAATTCATGGAAAAGATAAAAAGGGTGCAATATTTTGGAGTAAGATTATTGAGGAGTACAACAAAAGAAAGGGTCCTGATGGTAACGTAAGAGATAAAAAAGCATTGCAAACAAAGTGCAACACAATAAGAACCGATGTGAGGAAATATATTTCTTTTGTTAGGCCTTACTTCAGAAACAAACCTACGGGGATGACCGAGGCGGATTAT tATCATCGTGGAAAGCAGAATTATGAAGCATCGACTGGAAAACTTTGGAAGTACGATTCGGTTTTCCAGATATTGAAGACTTATCAACCCGATTACAACCCGGCGGTGAATAATGATGATGGGGTCGGTACTTCCACGCAACCTAGTCAACAAACTCAAGCtactgaagaaaatgaagatgataatTTGGATCAAGATTTCCAAAATATGGCAAGGTTTGGTGGAAGTTCATCTAATTCTGAATCCTCTGATTTATCAAACATAAGGCGCTTTTTTGAAGTAACTGATGATGTTAGAAGTGAAGGTAGAGATCAAGCAAAAAAAAGGGCTCGTGAGGCTAAAGCATCGCACAAATCAGATGAAAAAATGGATAAACTCATCGATCTTCTTGAAAACGCACAAGCACAAAGAGAGGCCAAATATGAAAGAGAGGAAGAGTATCTAAGGAAGAACTTGGAAAGCTCTACAATCTTGGCACAAACGCATCAAAGAGATTCGGAAATGAAAATCCTACGACAACCCTTGGATGAATTACAAGAATGTGAGAGACCCAtctacaaaatatggaagaacgagATTTTAGCCCGTTATGGCTTGGACCCTATCCCCTAA